The following proteins are encoded in a genomic region of Sporichthyaceae bacterium:
- a CDS encoding SDR family oxidoreductase encodes MSVLVITGGGRGIGAATARLAATHGWDLCLAYRSDGDAAAAVARECTEAGVRALTVQADVAVEMDVIDLFEQAEQFGPLGGLVNNAGVISPLGPVAETESDDLEEVFGVNVFGAFFCCREAVRRMQTSGQGGAIVNVSSRAAVLGGAGRYVDYAASKAAVDALTVGLSEEVAEYGIRVNGVRPGIIATDIHPDDQSSRVAAIPLGRLGNAEEVAEAIVWLLSPAASYVTGATLDVTGGR; translated from the coding sequence GTGAGCGTGTTGGTCATCACCGGCGGCGGGCGCGGCATCGGCGCGGCCACCGCACGGCTGGCCGCGACGCACGGGTGGGACCTGTGCCTGGCCTATCGCTCCGACGGTGACGCTGCCGCAGCGGTCGCCCGGGAGTGCACCGAGGCGGGAGTCCGGGCGCTGACCGTGCAGGCCGACGTCGCCGTGGAAATGGACGTCATCGACCTGTTCGAGCAGGCCGAGCAATTCGGGCCGCTCGGCGGACTGGTCAACAACGCCGGGGTTATCTCGCCGTTGGGTCCGGTCGCGGAGACCGAGTCCGACGACCTCGAGGAGGTCTTCGGGGTCAACGTGTTCGGCGCGTTCTTCTGCTGTCGCGAGGCCGTGCGTCGGATGCAGACCTCCGGGCAGGGCGGGGCGATCGTCAACGTCTCCTCCCGGGCCGCGGTGCTCGGCGGCGCGGGACGCTACGTCGACTACGCCGCGTCCAAGGCCGCGGTGGATGCCCTCACCGTGGGTCTGTCCGAGGAGGTCGCCGAGTACGGCATCCGGGTCAACGGGGTGCGTCCGGGCATCATCGCCACTGACATCCATCCCGACGATCAGAGCTCGCGCGTCGCCGCGATTCCGCTGGGCCGACTGGGCAACGCCGAGGAGGTCGCCGAGGCCATCGTCTGGTTGCTGTCGCCCGCGGCGTCCTATGTCACCGGCGCCACGCTGGACGTCACCGGCGGACGGTAA
- a CDS encoding class I SAM-dependent methyltransferase produces MNRTDWDARYAAEPSLWGAEPNQFVRARVAELEPGVALDLACGNGRNALWLARRGWRVSAVDVSAVAVQQAAARGAALGVDVDWQQADLLEWTPPGEVDLALICYLHLPMPDLTKVLRTAGGALRPGGRLLYVGHARTNLARGYGGPSDPAVLTEIADLAAAAGELRVRELAHLLRPTEAGDAIDILLDATPWEALPVARDGDADHGHTRGGDR; encoded by the coding sequence GTGAACCGGACGGACTGGGACGCGCGGTACGCCGCGGAGCCATCGCTGTGGGGCGCGGAGCCGAATCAGTTCGTGCGGGCGCGGGTGGCCGAACTCGAGCCCGGCGTGGCGCTGGATCTGGCCTGCGGCAACGGGCGCAATGCGTTGTGGTTGGCCCGGCGTGGCTGGCGGGTGAGCGCCGTGGACGTCTCCGCGGTCGCGGTGCAGCAGGCCGCCGCGCGCGGCGCGGCGCTGGGTGTGGACGTGGACTGGCAGCAGGCGGACCTGCTGGAGTGGACCCCGCCCGGCGAGGTGGACCTGGCACTGATCTGTTATCTGCACCTGCCGATGCCCGACCTGACGAAGGTACTTCGGACGGCCGGAGGGGCGCTGCGTCCGGGTGGTCGATTGCTCTACGTCGGGCATGCGCGCACGAACCTGGCGCGCGGTTACGGGGGTCCGTCCGACCCGGCGGTGCTCACCGAGATCGCGGACCTGGCCGCGGCGGCGGGCGAGCTGCGCGTGCGCGAACTCGCGCACCTACTGCGGCCGACCGAGGCGGGCGACGCCATCGACATCCTGCTCGACGCCACCCCGTGGGAGGCCCTGCCGGTTGCCCGGGACGGGGACGCCGACCACGGCCACACCCGGGGAGGAGACCGGTGA
- the gcvP gene encoding aminomethyl-transferring glycine dehydrogenase — translation MTPTSTFGPFVARHVGPDEAERTRMLAAVGHADLDALAVAAVPAGIRLPFVEQPTLAVPEAITEEDVLRALRELAGTNTVRASMIGLGYHETVTPGVVRRKVLENPGWYTAYTPYQPEISQGRLEALLNFQTVISDLTGLATANASLLDESTAVAEAVTLMRRSVAGMPEGRVLLDADCLPQTVAVVRTRCEALGIDVEVADLTGDLPGGDFFGVVVQYPGASGRLHSRVHYSSLVAAAHARGALVTAAADLLACTVLAAPGAWGADVVVGSAQRFGVPMGFGGPHAGFISVRAGLERAMPGRLVGISIDSAGNPAYRLALQTREQHIRREKATSNICTAQVLLAVIASMYAVYHGPDGLRAIARRVHEHAAGLAAALRAGGVNVVHEQFFDTVLAEVPGRAAEVNAVARSLGINLGVEGPDRVRIACAETTTPARIAAVLEAFRVPAPPTLAHVMRSGAANPDKPGGRTAITHDMRSALPADLGRDTPFLTAPVFNSYRSETELLRYVRVLANRDYALDRGMIPLGSCTMKLNATAEMEAVTWPGFADIHPFAPAEDWPGYLRLIRDLESWLAELTGYDRVSLQPNAGSAGELAGLLAIRAFHKANGDAGRDVCLIPSSAHGTNAASAVMAGMRVVVVACDDRGNVDLADLRAKLDKHAESLAAIMVTYPSTHGVFEEGITELCQSVHAAGGQVYIDGANFNALLGLAKPGSFGGDVSHLNLHKTFCIPHGGGGPGVGPVAVKAHLAPYLPNHPMVDAAGPSTGVGPISAAPFGSAGILVIPWAYIRLMGGAGLTNATEVAILSANYIASRLNEHFPVLYTGRNGLVAHECILDLRAITKATGVTVEDVAKRLIDYGFHAPTMSFPVAGTLMVEPTESEDLVEIDRFCDAMIAIAGEIAKVGAGEWPAEDNPLRNAPHTAEVLAAAEWAHPYSRAEAVFPIGVVPMDKYWPPVGRIDSAYGDRNLVCSCPSIEDLAED, via the coding sequence ATGACCCCCACCTCCACTTTCGGCCCCTTCGTTGCCCGTCATGTCGGCCCTGACGAGGCAGAGCGGACCCGCATGCTTGCCGCTGTCGGCCACGCCGATCTGGACGCTCTGGCCGTCGCCGCGGTACCGGCGGGCATCCGGTTGCCGTTCGTCGAGCAGCCGACGTTGGCGGTGCCGGAGGCGATCACCGAGGAGGACGTGCTCCGCGCCCTGCGGGAGTTGGCGGGGACCAACACCGTCCGCGCCTCGATGATCGGACTGGGGTACCACGAGACGGTGACCCCGGGTGTGGTCCGCCGCAAGGTGCTGGAGAACCCGGGCTGGTACACCGCCTATACGCCGTACCAACCGGAGATCTCCCAGGGTCGGCTGGAGGCGCTGCTGAACTTCCAGACGGTCATCTCCGACCTGACCGGGTTGGCCACCGCCAACGCGTCGTTGCTGGACGAGTCGACCGCCGTCGCCGAGGCGGTGACGCTGATGCGCCGTTCGGTGGCCGGCATGCCCGAGGGCCGGGTGCTGCTCGACGCGGATTGTCTGCCGCAGACCGTCGCCGTGGTGCGCACCCGGTGCGAGGCGCTGGGCATTGACGTCGAGGTGGCCGACCTGACCGGGGACCTGCCCGGTGGGGATTTCTTCGGTGTGGTCGTGCAGTACCCGGGCGCCTCCGGGCGGCTGCACTCCCGCGTCCACTACTCCTCGCTGGTCGCCGCCGCGCACGCCCGCGGCGCGCTGGTCACCGCTGCCGCGGATCTGCTGGCCTGCACGGTGCTCGCCGCACCCGGCGCCTGGGGCGCGGACGTGGTCGTGGGATCCGCGCAGCGATTCGGTGTACCGATGGGCTTCGGTGGCCCGCATGCCGGCTTCATCTCGGTGCGCGCCGGCCTGGAACGCGCAATGCCCGGCCGACTGGTCGGCATCTCCATCGACTCGGCGGGCAACCCCGCCTACCGGCTCGCGCTGCAGACCCGCGAACAGCACATCCGTCGGGAGAAGGCGACCAGCAACATCTGCACCGCGCAGGTGCTGCTCGCGGTCATCGCCTCGATGTATGCGGTGTACCACGGGCCGGACGGGCTGCGCGCAATCGCCCGTCGCGTGCATGAGCACGCGGCCGGCCTCGCCGCCGCGCTGCGCGCCGGCGGGGTGAACGTCGTGCACGAGCAGTTTTTCGACACCGTGCTCGCCGAGGTGCCCGGCCGGGCCGCGGAGGTCAACGCGGTGGCCCGCTCGCTGGGCATCAACCTCGGCGTCGAGGGCCCGGACCGAGTGCGCATCGCCTGCGCGGAGACCACCACCCCGGCCCGCATCGCCGCGGTGCTCGAGGCGTTCCGGGTGCCGGCGCCCCCCACCCTTGCCCATGTCATGCGTTCCGGGGCGGCAAACCCGGACAAACCGGGCGGCCGGACGGCCATAACGCATGACATGCGCTCCGCGTTGCCGGCCGACCTGGGGCGGGACACCCCGTTCCTCACCGCGCCGGTGTTCAACTCCTATCGCAGCGAGACCGAACTGCTGCGCTACGTGCGGGTGCTCGCCAACCGCGACTACGCGCTGGACCGCGGGATGATTCCGCTCGGCTCCTGCACGATGAAGCTCAACGCGACCGCGGAGATGGAGGCGGTCACCTGGCCCGGCTTTGCGGACATCCACCCGTTCGCACCGGCCGAGGACTGGCCCGGCTACCTGCGGCTGATCCGTGACCTGGAATCCTGGCTGGCCGAACTCACCGGATACGACCGGGTGTCGCTGCAGCCCAACGCCGGATCCGCCGGTGAGCTGGCCGGCCTGCTCGCCATCCGCGCCTTCCACAAGGCCAACGGTGATGCCGGTCGCGACGTGTGTTTGATCCCGTCCTCCGCGCACGGCACCAACGCGGCCTCGGCCGTGATGGCCGGGATGCGGGTGGTCGTGGTCGCCTGCGATGACCGGGGCAATGTGGACCTGGCCGACCTACGGGCCAAGCTCGACAAGCACGCGGAGTCCCTCGCCGCGATCATGGTCACCTATCCCTCCACGCACGGTGTGTTCGAGGAGGGCATCACCGAGCTCTGCCAGTCGGTGCACGCCGCGGGTGGACAGGTCTACATCGACGGCGCGAACTTCAATGCGCTGCTGGGGCTGGCCAAGCCGGGCTCCTTCGGCGGCGACGTCTCGCACCTGAACCTGCACAAGACCTTCTGCATTCCGCACGGCGGCGGCGGTCCGGGCGTCGGCCCGGTGGCGGTGAAGGCGCACCTCGCGCCGTACCTGCCCAACCACCCGATGGTGGACGCGGCCGGCCCGAGCACCGGCGTGGGGCCGATCTCGGCTGCGCCGTTCGGCAGCGCCGGGATCCTGGTGATCCCGTGGGCCTACATCCGGCTGATGGGCGGCGCCGGGCTGACCAACGCCACCGAGGTGGCGATCCTTTCCGCGAACTACATCGCGAGCCGCCTCAACGAGCACTTCCCGGTGCTCTACACCGGACGCAACGGGCTGGTCGCCCATGAGTGCATCCTCGACCTGCGTGCGATCACCAAGGCCACCGGCGTAACCGTCGAGGACGTCGCCAAGCGGCTGATCGACTATGGCTTTCACGCCCCGACCATGTCCTTCCCGGTGGCGGGCACGCTGATGGTCGAGCCCACGGAGAGCGAGGACCTCGTCGAGATCGACCGGTTCTGCGACGCGATGATCGCGATCGCCGGGGAGATCGCGAAGGTCGGCGCGGGCGAGTGGCCGGCCGAGGACAACCCGTTGCGCAACGCCCCGCACACCGCCGAGGTGCTCGCCGCCGCGGAGTGGGCGCATCCGTACAGCCGCGCCGAGGCGGTGTTCCCGATCGGTGTCGTGCCGATGGACAAGTACTGGCCGCCGGTCGGGCGCATCGACAGCGCCTACGGTGACCGCAATCTGGTCTGCTCCTGCCCATCGATTGAGGATCTGGCGGAGGACTGA
- a CDS encoding DUF6318 family protein: MLLLSACGGGGHSKDPLTAGKAGAPSSAPTPVQAPMPDAALQHTDAGAVAFVQFYFNTILTDAYAQGDVKRLVSVSDPNCVVCRATVGDIAFFAAQNDKPQGGAVTATAVKVAESNSEVTSINLTYAAAKLAELNQDGSTAYSVNARSGIDFIAQVQWDADHNTWRMTQILDKKLVKG; this comes from the coding sequence ATGCTTCTGCTGTCCGCCTGCGGGGGTGGCGGCCACAGCAAGGACCCGCTGACCGCCGGCAAGGCCGGCGCGCCCTCGTCCGCCCCGACGCCGGTGCAGGCGCCGATGCCGGACGCGGCGCTCCAGCACACCGACGCCGGCGCCGTCGCGTTCGTCCAGTTCTACTTCAACACCATCCTCACCGACGCCTACGCACAGGGTGACGTGAAGCGTTTGGTGTCGGTCAGCGACCCGAACTGCGTGGTGTGCCGGGCCACCGTCGGCGACATCGCGTTCTTCGCCGCGCAGAACGACAAGCCGCAGGGCGGCGCGGTCACGGCGACCGCGGTGAAGGTGGCGGAGAGCAACAGCGAGGTCACCTCGATCAACCTGACCTACGCGGCGGCGAAGCTGGCCGAGCTCAACCAGGACGGGTCCACCGCCTACAGCGTGAACGCCCGCAGCGGCATCGATTTCATCGCCCAGGTGCAGTGGGACGCGGACCACAACACCTGGCGGATGACGCAGATTCTGGACAAGAAGCTCGTCAAGGGCTGA
- a CDS encoding class II aldolase/adducin family protein, with translation MRRAAVRAQLVAAGVRGKAAGLFDGTAGNLSVRVDELVAITPSGVDCGALRPDLIGWHALDGTAVDAELRPSSELPLHLAVHAARGPGAVVHTHSPAAAAVSTLVDELPAVHYYAAALGEVVRVAPYAPFGSAELAAGAVNALGNSAAVLLAHHGAVTTGPDVADALEAAMNLEWVCDVYLRAAAAGSPRVLDRNQCVQASAALAAYRAARPQT, from the coding sequence GTGAGGCGAGCTGCGGTTCGCGCGCAGCTCGTCGCGGCGGGCGTGCGCGGCAAGGCTGCGGGGTTGTTCGACGGCACGGCCGGCAACCTCAGCGTCCGGGTCGACGAACTGGTCGCGATCACCCCCAGCGGGGTGGACTGCGGGGCGCTGCGCCCGGACCTCATCGGCTGGCATGCACTGGACGGCACCGCCGTGGACGCTGAGCTGCGGCCGTCCTCGGAACTGCCGCTGCACCTGGCGGTGCACGCCGCGCGTGGTCCGGGCGCGGTGGTGCACACCCACTCGCCGGCCGCCGCAGCCGTGTCCACGTTGGTCGATGAACTACCCGCGGTGCACTACTACGCCGCCGCGCTCGGCGAGGTGGTGCGGGTCGCGCCCTACGCGCCGTTCGGTTCCGCGGAACTCGCCGCCGGCGCGGTGAACGCGTTGGGCAATTCCGCGGCGGTGTTGCTCGCCCACCACGGTGCGGTGACCACCGGTCCGGACGTGGCCGATGCCTTGGAGGCGGCTATGAATCTGGAGTGGGTGTGCGATGTTTATCTGCGCGCGGCCGCCGCTGGATCACCGCGAGTGCTCGACCGCAATCAATGCGTGCAGGCATCTGCGGCATTGGCGGCGTATCGCGCGGCTCGCCCGCAGACCTGA
- a CDS encoding metal-dependent transcriptional regulator: protein MSDLIDTTEMYLRTIFELEEEGVVPLRARIAERLAQSGPTVSQTVARMQRDGLVSVQGDRHLELSAKGREHATRVMRKHRLAECLLVQVIGLEPADVHAEACRWEHVMSEEVERKLLELLGHPMQSPYGNPIPGLDELGDIQSEEFRAGLESLDQVATENGVSVVVRRIGEPVQEDLSVIRGMWRAGVRPGGSVVARTSHGGVLVGRGGEAIELDSGLASHVFVEVMAT, encoded by the coding sequence ATGAGTGACCTGATCGATACCACCGAGATGTATCTCCGCACGATTTTCGAGTTGGAGGAGGAAGGCGTCGTTCCGCTGCGCGCCCGGATCGCGGAGCGGTTGGCCCAGTCCGGCCCGACCGTCTCGCAGACGGTGGCGCGGATGCAGCGCGACGGCCTGGTCAGCGTGCAGGGCGACCGTCACCTCGAACTGTCCGCCAAGGGGCGGGAACATGCGACCCGGGTGATGCGCAAGCACCGACTGGCGGAGTGCCTGTTGGTGCAGGTCATCGGCCTGGAGCCGGCCGACGTGCACGCCGAGGCGTGCCGCTGGGAGCACGTGATGAGCGAGGAGGTCGAGCGCAAGCTGCTCGAGCTGCTCGGCCACCCGATGCAGTCCCCGTACGGCAACCCGATTCCCGGCCTGGACGAGCTCGGTGACATCCAGTCCGAGGAATTCCGCGCAGGGCTGGAGTCGCTGGACCAGGTGGCCACCGAGAACGGGGTGTCCGTGGTGGTCCGGCGCATCGGCGAACCCGTGCAGGAGGACCTCTCGGTGATCCGCGGGATGTGGCGCGCCGGGGTGCGGCCGGGCGGCTCGGTGGTTGCCCGCACCTCGCACGGCGGCGTGTTGGTCGGTCGTGGCGGGGAGGCCATCGAGTTGGACAGCGGGCTGGCCTCGCACGTGTTCGTCGAGGTCATGGCCACGTGA
- a CDS encoding MFS transporter, with translation MTKVRKWLPLLAVCMGTFMLLIDVTVVNVALPQMASSLHTSFSSLQWVVDAYALALAALVLGTGSLGDLTGHRQTYVGGLAVFAVSSLVCGLAPNAGLLITARLVQGAGAAAMFATTVALLTGSYSGRDRGTAFGMWGAVAGASAAVGPIIGGVLTQLVSWRWIFFVNLPVSAAAIALCLRVLPDEPRTGRAKVDVLGMAFFSAAAGELTYAMIRANDHHWLSRATLNLVAAAVLLLIGFVMVERRVAQPLFDLGLLRNKPFVGVLVSGIALNFAAFAGLTYVSIWLQSVLGMSPIESGLTGLPLSLATFVTSAGIGRRLHSSPPGKVIGIGLLLIGAGGLMGALFVHGGANWPALMPGYALIGVGVGLAIPISNAAAMDQVPPHRRGMASGSVRTMQQLGYAFGIALLGTVFAARARHVVAGDGLTNVAGIAHAVAGGQAPGLLAAAPPDGRVALDSTVHAAAVSGLQSVLALSGILGVLAGLAVLALMRSAPAPEHATIGQQPAPGPTVLPAADGPVLIKL, from the coding sequence GTGACCAAGGTGCGCAAGTGGCTGCCGTTGCTGGCCGTGTGCATGGGCACATTCATGCTGCTCATCGACGTGACCGTGGTCAACGTGGCGTTGCCACAGATGGCGAGCTCCCTGCACACCTCGTTCTCCTCGCTGCAGTGGGTGGTGGACGCCTACGCACTGGCCCTGGCCGCCCTGGTGCTCGGCACCGGATCGCTGGGCGACCTGACCGGGCACCGGCAGACCTACGTCGGCGGGTTGGCGGTGTTCGCCGTCTCGTCCCTGGTGTGCGGCCTGGCCCCGAACGCGGGGCTGCTGATCACCGCCCGGCTGGTGCAGGGTGCGGGCGCCGCGGCCATGTTCGCCACCACCGTCGCCCTACTCACCGGCTCCTACTCCGGCCGCGACCGCGGCACCGCGTTCGGCATGTGGGGGGCGGTCGCCGGGGCCTCGGCCGCGGTGGGCCCGATCATCGGCGGCGTGCTCACCCAGTTGGTGAGCTGGCGCTGGATCTTCTTCGTGAACCTGCCGGTGAGCGCGGCCGCGATCGCGCTGTGTCTGCGGGTGCTGCCCGACGAACCGCGCACCGGCCGGGCCAAGGTGGACGTGCTCGGGATGGCGTTCTTCTCCGCGGCGGCCGGTGAGCTGACCTACGCGATGATCCGGGCCAACGACCATCACTGGCTGTCTCGCGCCACACTGAACCTGGTCGCCGCGGCGGTGTTGCTGCTGATCGGCTTTGTGATGGTGGAGCGCCGGGTCGCCCAGCCTTTGTTCGATCTCGGCCTGCTGCGCAACAAGCCGTTCGTGGGCGTGCTGGTGTCCGGCATCGCCCTGAACTTCGCCGCGTTCGCCGGCCTCACCTACGTCTCGATCTGGCTGCAGTCGGTGCTCGGCATGAGCCCGATCGAGTCGGGCCTCACCGGCCTGCCGCTGTCCCTGGCCACCTTCGTCACCTCGGCGGGTATCGGTCGCAGGCTGCACAGCTCGCCGCCCGGCAAGGTCATCGGCATCGGTCTGTTGCTGATCGGGGCCGGCGGATTGATGGGTGCGCTGTTCGTACACGGTGGGGCGAATTGGCCCGCACTGATGCCCGGCTACGCGCTCATCGGCGTCGGGGTGGGCCTGGCCATCCCGATCTCCAACGCCGCGGCGATGGACCAGGTACCGCCGCACCGCCGCGGCATGGCCAGCGGCTCGGTGCGCACCATGCAGCAATTGGGTTACGCGTTCGGCATCGCGCTGTTGGGCACGGTGTTCGCCGCGCGCGCCCGACACGTGGTGGCAGGCGACGGCCTGACCAATGTGGCCGGCATCGCCCACGCGGTGGCCGGCGGACAGGCGCCGGGGCTGCTCGCGGCGGCCCCGCCGGACGGCCGGGTCGCGCTGGATTCCACCGTGCACGCCGCGGCGGTCTCCGGTCTGCAGAGCGTGCTGGCGTTGTCCGGGATCCTCGGCGTGCTCGCCGGCCTCGCCGTGCTGGCGCTGATGCGCTCGGCCCCCGCGCCCGAGCACGCGACCATCGGTCAGCAGCCCGCGCCGGGGCCGACCGTGCTCCCGGCCGCCGACGGGCCGGTGCTGATCAAGCTGTGA
- a CDS encoding dipeptide ABC transporter ATP-binding protein, protein MTSVEPLLAVTDLVKHFPVRSNSLISRQVGAVRAVDGISFEVGKGETLGLVGESGCGKTTTGRLVARLLEPDAGAISFAGKEIAHLGNKELRPLRGEIQMIFQDPYASLNPRHTVGSIVAAPMEVNNIDPPGGRKQRVQELLETVGLNPEHYNRYPHQFSGGQRQRIGVARALALSPSLIVADEPVSALDVSIQAQVVNLLGRLQRDLGLAYVFIAHDLAVVRHVSHRVAVMYLGKIVEVASARALYAHPRHPYTHALLSAVPEVDRPDAPVRAERIRLTGDVPSPVNPPSGCRFRTRCPRAQERCASEEPLLVPTADDGGHRVACHFPVTEADPRITA, encoded by the coding sequence ATGACCAGCGTCGAACCGCTGCTCGCGGTGACCGACCTGGTGAAGCACTTTCCGGTACGCAGCAATTCCCTGATCAGCCGTCAGGTTGGCGCGGTACGGGCGGTGGACGGGATCTCCTTCGAGGTGGGCAAGGGCGAGACGCTGGGCCTGGTCGGGGAATCCGGCTGCGGCAAGACCACCACCGGCCGGCTGGTGGCCCGACTGCTGGAGCCCGATGCGGGCGCCATTTCTTTCGCCGGCAAGGAAATCGCGCACCTGGGCAACAAGGAGCTGCGCCCGCTGCGTGGCGAGATCCAAATGATCTTCCAGGACCCGTACGCCTCGTTGAACCCGCGGCACACGGTGGGCTCCATCGTGGCCGCGCCGATGGAGGTCAACAACATCGACCCACCCGGCGGGCGCAAGCAACGGGTTCAGGAACTGTTGGAGACGGTCGGGCTCAACCCCGAGCACTACAACCGCTACCCGCACCAGTTCTCCGGCGGACAACGTCAACGGATCGGCGTTGCCCGGGCGCTGGCCCTCTCGCCGAGCCTGATCGTGGCCGATGAACCGGTTTCCGCGCTGGACGTGTCGATTCAGGCACAGGTGGTCAACCTGCTCGGCCGGCTGCAGCGGGATCTGGGCCTGGCCTACGTGTTCATCGCGCACGACCTCGCGGTGGTGCGCCACGTCTCGCACCGGGTGGCGGTGATGTACCTGGGCAAGATCGTGGAGGTGGCGTCCGCGCGGGCGTTGTACGCCCATCCGCGGCACCCTTACACCCACGCCTTGCTGTCCGCGGTGCCGGAGGTCGATCGCCCGGACGCGCCCGTGCGCGCCGAACGCATCCGGCTCACCGGTGATGTGCCCAGCCCGGTGAACCCGCCGTCGGGGTGCCGGTTCCGCACTCGTTGCCCGCGGGCGCAGGAGCGCTGCGCGAGCGAGGAACCGCTGTTGGTGCCGACCGCGGACGATGGTGGCCACCGGGTCGCCTGCCACTTCCCGGTGACCGAGGCGGATCCGAGGATCACAGCTTGA
- a CDS encoding ABC transporter ATP-binding protein, whose amino-acid sequence MTEATAPLLVIDDLRVSFRTEDGLVQAVDGVTLQLERGRTLGVVGESGSGKTVTGLSVLGLHDPRRTTVRGSIRFDGRELVGLADSALNTIRGNDIAMVFQDALTALSPFWTVGNQIAEPYRRHTGASKRVARQRAIDLLGRVGIPQPEQRVDSYPHEFSGGMRQRAMIAIALACDPKLLIADEPTTALDVTVQAQILDLLADLQAESGTAILLVTHDLGVISQVADDVVVMYAGRVVESGAARDVLNRPQMPYTWGLLSSVARLDATAGDLVAIRGTPPSLINLPAGCAFLPRCDYPDQAPPGLCRTLLPDLLPSGETLSRCHLDPALRRRILTEQLQPLWYGAPAEPS is encoded by the coding sequence ATGACCGAGGCAACCGCGCCGCTGCTGGTCATCGATGACCTGCGGGTGTCCTTCCGCACCGAGGACGGTCTGGTGCAGGCTGTCGACGGGGTCACGTTGCAACTCGAGCGGGGCCGCACGCTCGGCGTGGTAGGGGAATCCGGGTCGGGCAAGACGGTGACCGGGTTGTCCGTGCTGGGTCTGCACGACCCGCGGCGCACCACGGTTCGCGGCTCCATCCGGTTCGACGGCCGGGAATTGGTCGGGCTGGCGGATTCTGCGCTCAACACCATCCGCGGCAACGACATCGCCATGGTGTTCCAGGACGCACTGACCGCCCTGTCGCCGTTCTGGACGGTGGGCAATCAGATCGCCGAGCCGTACCGGAGGCACACCGGCGCCTCGAAGAGGGTGGCCCGCCAACGCGCCATCGACTTGCTCGGCCGGGTCGGCATCCCGCAGCCCGAGCAGCGGGTGGACAGCTACCCGCACGAGTTCTCCGGCGGTATGCGGCAGCGCGCGATGATCGCGATTGCGTTGGCCTGCGACCCGAAGTTGCTCATCGCCGACGAACCGACCACGGCGCTGGACGTCACCGTGCAGGCGCAGATCCTGGACCTGCTGGCCGATCTGCAGGCGGAGTCCGGCACCGCGATTCTGCTGGTCACCCACGACCTCGGGGTGATCTCGCAGGTCGCCGACGACGTGGTGGTGATGTACGCCGGGCGGGTGGTGGAGTCCGGCGCGGCGCGCGACGTGCTGAACCGACCGCAAATGCCCTACACCTGGGGCCTGCTGTCCTCGGTGGCCCGATTGGACGCCACGGCGGGTGACTTGGTCGCCATCCGCGGCACGCCGCCGAGCCTGATCAACCTGCCGGCCGGCTGCGCATTCCTGCCCCGCTGCGATTACCCCGACCAGGCCCCGCCGGGCCTGTGCCGGACGCTGCTGCCGGACCTGCTGCCCTCCGGCGAGACCCTGTCCCGTTGTCACCTCGACCCGGCGCTGCGCCGGCGCATCCTCACCGAGCAGCTGCAGCCGCTCTGGTACGGCGCGCCGGCGGAACCGTCATGA